In a genomic window of Meleagris gallopavo isolate NT-WF06-2002-E0010 breed Aviagen turkey brand Nicholas breeding stock chromosome 1, Turkey_5.1, whole genome shotgun sequence:
- the LOC100546176 gene encoding LOW QUALITY PROTEIN: arylsulfatase D-like (The sequence of the model RefSeq protein was modified relative to this genomic sequence to represent the inferred CDS: inserted 1 base in 1 codon), whose protein sequence is MIWQQISRWTCLLKALIFSLLLQPLMTQPSIITQPNFVLLLADDLGIGDVGCYGNDTIRTPNIDRLAMEGVKLTQHITAAPLCTPSRAAFLTGRYPIRSGMDAINNYRVIFWNGGSGGLPPNETTFAKILQQQGYSTGLIGKWHLGVNCEHRNDHCHHPLNHGFDYFYGMPFTLISDCQTTEEPEMDRAFRRKVWLYTQMIALATLTTALGRLTGLFSVHWKTVTCLALFSLLFFMSWFSSYGFVRYWNCIMMRNHEVTEQPMVTERTTSFILREAISFIERNKHKPFLLLLSFLHSHTPLLTTEKFTGKSSHGLYGDNVEEMDWMVGQVLNAIDRXRFEKNTLVYFASDHGGWLERQEGKRQLGGWNGIYRGGKAMGGWEGGIRVPGIFRWPGVLPAGKVIDEPTSLMDIYPTVVHLAGGVVPQDRVIDGRDLMPLLQGTVEHSEHKFLFHYCGTHLHAVRWHQKDSGVIWKAHYVTPNFRPLGAGACYDRGFCPCFGEGVTHHDPPLLFDLSRDPSESQPLSADTEPLFDIVIGRIGRAIEEHHRTLTAVPQQLSVYNIIWKPWLQPCCGTFPFCWCDKEGDDKLADL, encoded by the exons GACTCCAAACATTGATCGCCTGGCAATGGAAGGAGTGAAGCTGACCCAACACATCACTGCAGCTCCACTTTGCACCCCCAGCAGAGCAGCGTTTCTCACTGGCAGATATCCCATTCGATCAG gAATGGATGCTATAAACAATTACCGTGTTATTTTTTGGAATGGAGGCTCAGGAGGGCTCCCTCCAAATGAGACCACTTTTGCAAAAATACTGCAGCAACAAGGCTACAGCACAGGACTAATCG GGAAGTGGCATCTAGGTGTTAACTGTGAACACCGAAATGACCATTGTCATCACCCTTTGAACCATgggtttgattatttttatggGATGCCTTTTACACTAATAAGTGACTGCCAAACAACAGAAGAACCAGAGATGGATAGAGCCTTCAGAAGGAAAGTTTGGCTTTATACTCAGATGATTGCCCTTGCTACGCTCACCACTGCCCTAGGGAGACTCACCGGCTTGTTTTCTGTCCACTGGAAAACAGTGACCTGCCTTGCTCTGTTTAGTCTCCTTTTCTTTATGTCCTGGTTCTCAAGTTATGGATTTGTAAGATATTGGAACTGCATTATGATGAGAAACCATGAAGTCACTGAGCAGCCAATGGTGACAGAAAGGACTACATCTTTTATTTTGAGAGAGGCCATTTCATTTATTGAAAG aAATAAGCACAAGCCattcctccttcttctttcctttttacaCTCCCATACCCCTCTACTCACAACAGAGAAGTTCACTGGGAAGAGTAGCCATGGTTTATATGGAGACAATGTAGAGGAGATGGACTGGATGGTGG GGCAAGTTCTAAATGCTATTGACA GAaggtttgaaaaaaatacactagTTTACTTTGCCTCTGATCATGGTGGATGGCTGGAAAGACAAGAAGGCAAAAGGCAGCTGGGTGGTTGGAATGGAATATACAGAG gTGGAAAAGCTATGGGAGGCTGGGAAGGAGGAATCCGTGTTCCAGGGATATTTAGATGGCCAGGAGTGTTACCTGCGGGCAAAGTGATTGATGAACCTACCAGCCTTATGGACATTTATCCCACAGTAGTTCATTTGGCTGGAGGAGTAGTGCCTCAGGACAG agtAATTGATGGCCGGGATTTGATGCCTTTACTGCAAGGAACAGTTGAGCACTCAGAGCACAAGTTCCTGTTTCATTACTGTGGCACTCATTTACATGCTGTGCGATGGCACCAGAAGGACA gTGGAGTCATTTGGAAGGCTCATTATGTGACCCCAAACTTCCGTCCACTTGGGGCTGGGGCTTGTTACGACAGAGGATTTTGCCCATGTTTTGGGGAAGGCGTGACCCATCATGACCCTCCGCTACTGTTTGACCTCTCACGAGACCCTTCTGAGTCCCAGCCTCTGTCAGCTGACACTGAGCCCCTCTTTGACATTGTAATAGGACGGATTGGGAGAGCCATTGAAGAGCACCACAGGACACTGACTGCAgtcccacagcagctctccgTGTACAACATCATCTGGAAGCCGTGGCTGCAGCCCTGTTGTGGGACATTCCCATTCTGTTGGTGTGATAAAGAAGGTGATGATAAACTTGCTGACCTATAA